The following are from one region of the Microbacterium sp. cx-55 genome:
- a CDS encoding DEAD/DEAH box helicase, whose translation MPKNKKPAGGRPAKNFEPRYGSKTSYQDRKRRPGEASAGTTGSKSAGHRGYRAEEATAEAPKRRWTASDRAGRDESRSIRTTGRDERPARSFDDRPQRRVAGERPARSFDDRAPRTYGDRPQRDDRAPRTYGDRPQRDDRAPRTYGDRPARDDRGARSYGDRPARDDRAPRTYGDRPQRDDRAPRTYGDRPARDDRAPRTYGDRPQRDDRGARSYGDRPARDDRAPRTYGDRPQRDDRAPRTYSDRPQRDDRARRDERPARSFDERPARTNSDRPQRDERPARSFNDRPQRSFSDRPAQSDRPRRTSDERPARSSDDRAPRTDRPRRTDGPGRSDWKATPKAYDAHVDTVHERLEAESVVAESVEGQGFGEIGLGDNIVKALAELGAASPFPIQTATIPSILEGRDVLGRGRTGSGKTIAFGAPLVENVLRSQKGSKREFGRKPRALILAPTRELALQIDRTVQPIARSVGLFTTQIYGGVPQARQVGALKKGVDIIIGTPGRIEDLVNQGKLDLSQVQIAVLDEADHMAELGFVEPVQRILRETAPNSQKLLFSATLDREVAALVDEFLRDPAVYEVAGETQESSTIEHRVFVIDHRDKAEMLTSLVDREGKTLVFARTRAYAEMLAESFEDAGIAAVALHGDLNQAKRTRNLQRMTDGKVRVLVATDVAARGIHVDDIDLVVQADAPDEFKAYLHRSGRTGRAGRSGTVVTLVTRQRRRRMTELLGRAEIDAPFDEVRLGDDVIEEVTGRQLADVAN comes from the coding sequence ATGCCCAAGAACAAGAAGCCCGCCGGCGGACGACCGGCGAAGAACTTCGAGCCCCGCTACGGATCGAAGACCTCCTATCAGGACCGCAAGCGTCGCCCCGGCGAAGCATCGGCGGGAACCACCGGCTCCAAGAGCGCCGGCCACCGCGGCTACCGCGCGGAGGAAGCGACCGCCGAAGCTCCGAAGCGCCGCTGGACCGCATCCGACCGTGCCGGTCGCGACGAGTCGCGCAGCATCCGCACCACGGGCCGCGATGAGCGCCCCGCCCGCTCGTTCGACGACCGCCCCCAGCGCCGCGTCGCCGGGGAGCGTCCGGCCCGGTCGTTCGATGACCGCGCGCCCCGCACGTACGGCGATCGCCCGCAGCGTGATGACCGCGCTCCTCGCACGTACGGTGACCGCCCGCAGCGTGATGACCGCGCGCCTCGTACGTACGGTGACCGTCCCGCTCGTGACGACCGTGGCGCTCGCTCCTACGGCGACCGTCCGGCCCGTGACGACCGTGCGCCCCGCACGTACGGTGACCGCCCGCAGCGTGATGACCGCGCGCCTCGTACCTACGGTGACCGTCCCGCTCGTGACGACCGCGCGCCCCGCACGTACGGTGACCGCCCGCAGCGTGATGACCGTGGCGCTCGCTCCTACGGCGACCGTCCGGCCCGTGACGACCGTGCGCCCCGCACGTACGGTGACCGCCCTCAGCGTGACGATCGCGCGCCTCGCACGTACAGCGACCGACCGCAGCGTGACGACCGTGCGCGCCGCGACGAGCGTCCGGCCCGGTCGTTCGACGAGCGTCCGGCCCGCACGAACAGCGACCGTCCGCAGCGCGACGAGCGTCCGGCCCGTTCTTTCAACGATCGCCCCCAGCGTTCCTTCTCGGACCGTCCGGCCCAGAGCGATCGTCCGCGCCGCACCTCCGACGAGCGTCCCGCACGCTCCTCCGACGACCGCGCGCCGCGCACCGATCGCCCCCGTCGCACTGACGGTCCGGGTCGATCGGACTGGAAGGCGACGCCGAAGGCGTACGACGCGCACGTCGACACCGTGCACGAGCGTCTCGAGGCCGAGTCGGTTGTGGCCGAGTCGGTCGAAGGCCAGGGCTTCGGTGAAATCGGCCTGGGCGACAACATCGTGAAGGCGCTCGCCGAGCTCGGCGCCGCATCCCCGTTCCCGATCCAGACCGCGACGATCCCGTCGATCCTCGAGGGTCGCGACGTTCTCGGGCGCGGACGCACCGGCTCCGGAAAGACCATCGCGTTCGGCGCGCCGCTCGTCGAGAATGTGCTGCGTTCGCAGAAGGGGAGCAAGCGCGAGTTCGGCCGCAAGCCGCGCGCGCTGATCCTCGCCCCCACGCGCGAGCTCGCCCTGCAGATCGACCGCACGGTGCAGCCCATCGCGCGGAGCGTGGGCCTGTTCACGACGCAGATCTACGGCGGCGTGCCGCAGGCGCGTCAGGTCGGAGCACTCAAGAAGGGCGTCGACATCATCATCGGCACCCCCGGCCGCATCGAAGACCTGGTGAACCAGGGCAAGCTCGACCTCTCGCAGGTGCAGATCGCGGTCCTCGACGAGGCCGACCACATGGCCGAGCTCGGGTTCGTCGAGCCTGTTCAGCGGATCCTCCGCGAGACCGCCCCGAACAGCCAGAAGCTGCTGTTCTCCGCGACGCTCGACCGTGAGGTCGCCGCGCTCGTCGACGAGTTCCTGCGCGATCCCGCCGTGTACGAGGTTGCCGGGGAGACCCAGGAGTCCAGCACGATCGAGCACCGCGTGTTCGTGATCGACCACCGCGACAAAGCCGAAATGCTCACGTCGCTCGTCGACCGCGAGGGCAAGACGCTCGTCTTCGCTCGCACCCGCGCCTACGCCGAGATGCTCGCGGAGTCCTTCGAGGACGCCGGTATCGCCGCGGTCGCCCTGCACGGAGACCTCAACCAGGCCAAGCGCACGCGCAACCTGCAGCGCATGACCGACGGCAAGGTGCGCGTGCTCGTGGCCACCGACGTCGCGGCTCGCGGCATCCACGTCGACGACATCGACCTGGTCGTCCAGGCCGATGCGCCCGACGAGTTCAAGGCGTACCTGCATCGCTCGGGGCGTACCGGTCGCGCGGGTCGCTCGGGCACGGTCGTGACCCTGGTGACGCGTCAGCGCCGTCGGCGCATGACCGAGCTGCTCGGTCGCGCCGAGATCGACGCGCCGTTCGACGAGGTGCGCCTCGGCGACGACGTGATCGAAGAGGTCACCGGCCGCCAGCTCGCCGACGTCGCGAACTGA
- a CDS encoding Rv2578c family radical SAM protein — MRWQGQQVDASDAAALPGMEQLSGLVRSVTTPEFAGMTFHEVAARSALNHVPGSSAMPFDWTVNPYRGCSHACVYCFARGTHTYLDLDAGRDFDSQVVVKVNVAEVLERELHRGSWGREHVALGTNTDPYQRAEGRYRLMPGIIEALAGSDTPFSILTKGTLLRRDLPLLQKAHARVPISIAMSIAVYDDELQKQIEPGTPSAQARLDTVRAATDAGFRVTVFLMPVLPHLTDSIAALDDALRRIRDAGAVRVVYGALHLRAGVKPWFMQWLESTHPHLVSSYLGLYPGVSAAAPKAYRQWLARRVRPLLRAHGLDGRDEEEPVRARPAGGGPPGALPVRVTSRGLAAAAASAAAAASASAASASAAPPRLF; from the coding sequence ATGCGATGGCAGGGGCAGCAGGTAGACGCGTCGGATGCGGCGGCACTGCCCGGAATGGAGCAGTTGTCGGGTCTCGTCCGTTCTGTGACGACGCCCGAGTTCGCCGGGATGACGTTCCACGAGGTCGCGGCGCGTTCGGCTCTGAACCACGTGCCGGGTTCGTCGGCGATGCCGTTCGACTGGACCGTGAACCCGTATCGAGGATGCAGTCATGCGTGCGTGTACTGCTTCGCCCGGGGCACGCACACGTATCTCGACCTGGACGCCGGGCGGGATTTCGACTCGCAGGTCGTCGTGAAGGTGAATGTGGCCGAGGTGCTCGAGCGAGAGCTGCACCGCGGCTCGTGGGGCCGTGAGCATGTGGCGCTCGGCACCAACACCGATCCGTACCAGCGCGCGGAGGGCCGCTACCGGCTCATGCCGGGCATCATCGAGGCGCTCGCCGGGTCGGACACCCCCTTCTCGATCCTCACGAAAGGAACCCTGCTGCGCCGCGATCTTCCGCTGCTGCAGAAGGCCCACGCGCGCGTGCCGATCTCCATCGCGATGTCGATCGCGGTGTACGACGACGAGCTGCAGAAGCAGATCGAGCCGGGCACGCCGTCCGCGCAGGCCCGGCTCGACACCGTGCGCGCGGCGACGGATGCGGGGTTCCGCGTCACCGTCTTCCTGATGCCGGTGCTGCCGCACCTCACCGATTCGATCGCCGCGCTCGACGACGCCCTCCGCCGGATCCGGGATGCCGGCGCGGTGCGCGTCGTCTACGGGGCGCTGCACTTGCGCGCGGGGGTCAAGCCGTGGTTCATGCAGTGGCTGGAGAGCACGCATCCGCATCTCGTGTCGAGCTATCTCGGCCTCTACCCGGGCGTCAGCGCCGCCGCGCCGAAGGCGTACCGGCAGTGGCTCGCGCGCCGGGTGCGACCGCTCCTCCGCGCCCACGGCCTCGACGGCCGCGACGAGGAGGAGCCGGTGCGCGCTCGTCCCGCCGGCGGGGGTCCGCCCGGAGCCCTGCCCGTGCGCGTGACCTCCCGCGGCCTCGCCGCCGCCGCTGCTTCCGCCGCCGCTGCTGCATCCGCATCCGCCGCATCCGCATCCGCCGCCCCGCCGCGCCTGTTCTGA
- a CDS encoding M15 family metallopeptidase, translated as MIRSADPAAASTRRAARVASVRVRRRRIVALFAVVAVVIIAVAIATTRGSGGGSDPSAVEPEWPASVDAIPAPQFTTVAAAPSICDDPAVAAAVAAGDDEAVVIAAGGGAAFREAVVSGTASACVSLSDPARRWVVVNKQRPLDPLDYVPGNLVRVQGLQTMNSGILRQDAAEALQAMASAIDQSGVGAIGQLSGYRSYDVQVTTYAENVARGGQAEADISSARPGFSEHQLGITMDLMPCANGCGTLDDFGASPEGQWVAENSWQFGFVVRYEEGYTVITGYEAEPWHLRYLGPELARAYHDGGWHTLEEFFNLPAAPGYPG; from the coding sequence GTGATCCGATCCGCCGACCCCGCGGCGGCCTCGACCCGTCGCGCTGCGCGAGTTGCGTCGGTGCGCGTGCGCCGTCGCCGCATCGTTGCGCTCTTCGCGGTCGTCGCCGTGGTGATCATTGCGGTCGCGATCGCGACGACGCGCGGCTCCGGAGGCGGCTCCGACCCGAGCGCCGTGGAGCCGGAATGGCCGGCGTCCGTCGACGCGATCCCCGCGCCGCAGTTCACGACCGTCGCCGCTGCGCCCTCGATCTGCGACGACCCTGCCGTCGCGGCCGCCGTCGCCGCGGGCGACGACGAGGCGGTCGTCATCGCGGCCGGTGGCGGCGCGGCGTTCCGCGAGGCCGTCGTCTCCGGCACCGCATCCGCCTGCGTCTCGCTCTCCGATCCGGCGCGGCGCTGGGTCGTGGTGAACAAGCAGCGTCCGCTCGATCCGCTCGACTACGTCCCCGGCAATCTGGTGCGCGTGCAGGGGCTGCAGACGATGAACTCCGGCATCCTGCGGCAGGATGCGGCGGAGGCACTGCAGGCCATGGCGAGCGCGATCGACCAGTCGGGCGTGGGGGCCATCGGGCAGCTGAGCGGATACCGCTCCTACGACGTGCAGGTCACGACCTACGCCGAGAACGTCGCGCGGGGAGGGCAGGCGGAGGCCGACATCTCGAGCGCCCGACCGGGCTTCAGCGAGCACCAGCTCGGCATCACGATGGATCTCATGCCGTGCGCGAACGGATGCGGCACCCTCGACGACTTCGGGGCGTCACCGGAAGGCCAGTGGGTCGCCGAGAACAGCTGGCAGTTCGGTTTCGTCGTCCGCTACGAGGAGGGGTACACCGTGATCACCGGGTACGAGGCCGAGCCGTGGCACCTGCGGTACCTCGGCCCCGAGCTCGCCCGCGCCTATCACGACGGCGGATGGCACACCCTCGAGGAGTTCTTCAACCTGCCCGCCGCGCCGGGTTACCCCGGCTGA
- a CDS encoding ECF transporter S component: MSRVSTVYLLTCAAIGVAGGVLLWGAAAVSTVLFGVFPFISVAIAGLWLLPATVALRLLHRPLAGILVGLISGLVAFPYLATSLWWAFFAEVAFLVVIYRYWATWVHYAGALLVGILYPILAAVSFNLWSMPVGAQIGFFALTIASCLAGTALGVLVGDRLHRAGVARLARYRPRTAAESQPG, encoded by the coding sequence ATGAGTCGCGTATCGACCGTCTATCTGCTCACCTGCGCCGCGATCGGCGTGGCCGGGGGCGTGCTGCTCTGGGGCGCCGCCGCTGTCTCGACCGTGCTGTTCGGTGTCTTCCCGTTCATCTCGGTCGCGATCGCGGGCCTCTGGCTCCTGCCCGCCACGGTGGCGCTGCGACTGCTGCACCGGCCGCTCGCCGGCATCCTCGTCGGGCTCATCTCGGGTCTCGTCGCCTTCCCGTACCTCGCGACCAGCCTGTGGTGGGCCTTCTTCGCCGAGGTCGCGTTTCTCGTCGTGATCTACCGCTACTGGGCCACCTGGGTGCATTACGCCGGGGCACTCCTCGTCGGCATCCTGTATCCGATCCTCGCGGCCGTCTCGTTCAACCTCTGGTCGATGCCGGTGGGCGCGCAGATCGGGTTCTTCGCGCTGACGATCGCGAGCTGCCTCGCGGGCACCGCACTCGGCGTGCTCGTCGGCGACCGGTTGCATCGCGCGGGCGTCGCGCGGCTCGCACGCTACCGTCCGCGGACCGCCGCGGAATCTCAGCCGGGGTAA
- a CDS encoding siderophore-interacting protein codes for MARSSRLIKPAVQELLHLRVVRTRQVSAHWMRITLGEGDIDRFTPMGFDQWFRIFLPVGGEAGLDRVPAKANKLIGYLKFLRIPEGMRPVMRNYTVRAYRPASADGGAELDVDFVLHGTGPDAGPASRWAHAAVPGDSVVIIDEGITFHPDYGLDRVLLVADETGLPAVAGICASLPADAVGTALVEVPSAEDALEFDRPAGVDVRWLVRDAETVPGTLALAEVRTVPLAQPDVHAFVVGEQALATGGRRALVERGVPKDAIGFVGYWRVGPEGAAPHPHTVPSGEETR; via the coding sequence ATGGCCCGCTCGAGTCGGCTCATCAAACCCGCCGTGCAAGAACTGCTCCATCTCCGTGTCGTGCGCACCCGGCAGGTGTCTGCGCACTGGATGCGGATCACCCTCGGCGAGGGCGACATCGACCGGTTCACGCCCATGGGATTCGACCAGTGGTTCCGGATCTTCCTGCCCGTCGGCGGTGAGGCGGGGCTCGACCGGGTTCCGGCGAAGGCCAACAAGCTCATCGGCTACCTGAAGTTCCTCCGCATCCCGGAGGGAATGCGGCCGGTGATGCGCAACTACACGGTGCGGGCCTACCGACCCGCGTCGGCCGACGGCGGCGCCGAGCTCGACGTCGATTTCGTGCTGCACGGCACCGGGCCCGACGCCGGCCCCGCCTCGCGGTGGGCGCACGCCGCGGTGCCGGGCGACAGCGTCGTCATCATCGATGAGGGCATCACGTTCCACCCCGACTACGGCCTCGACCGGGTGCTGCTCGTCGCGGACGAGACCGGGCTCCCCGCGGTGGCGGGGATCTGCGCGAGCCTGCCGGCGGATGCGGTCGGCACCGCACTCGTCGAGGTGCCGAGCGCCGAGGACGCCCTGGAGTTCGACCGCCCCGCCGGCGTCGACGTGCGGTGGCTCGTGCGCGACGCCGAGACGGTTCCGGGGACCCTGGCGCTCGCGGAGGTGCGGACCGTGCCGCTCGCGCAACCCGACGTGCACGCGTTCGTGGTGGGCGAGCAGGCGCTCGCAACCGGGGGTCGCCGCGCGCTCGTCGAGCGCGGGGTGCCGAAGGACGCCATCGGTTTCGTCGGCTACTGGCGAGTGGGGCCCGAGGGTGCGGCTCCGCATCCGCATACCGTTCCGTCCGGAGAGGAAACCCGATGA
- a CDS encoding energy-coupling factor transporter transmembrane component T, translated as MSVAVDTVAPVRAGRFLSALNPLAKLAAVIPATVLLVFVRDLTTPLVFLVLAYAVLLVGARWTPQLAGILVLAVPLGIAIIGCGFSLWADASRVDTTPVVLQIGEWKLFAGALAIGFATALRLGAIITLALLSGLTTTGADLVRAMVQQLRVPYRIGYTALAAFRFVPCFAHELDLIRQAHRVRGAHGGRGPFAAAARALGYVVPLLAGAIRHAERVALAMDARAFGAYDDRTERYDVPFRTRDTLFVLAFWVASAAIFLSLFPWGIA; from the coding sequence GTGAGCGTCGCGGTCGACACCGTCGCCCCCGTGCGCGCGGGGCGTTTCCTGTCCGCGCTCAACCCGCTCGCGAAGCTCGCGGCCGTGATCCCGGCGACCGTGCTGCTCGTGTTCGTGCGCGACCTGACGACGCCGCTCGTCTTCCTCGTGCTGGCGTACGCCGTGCTGCTGGTGGGGGCGCGGTGGACGCCGCAGCTCGCCGGCATCCTGGTGCTCGCCGTGCCGCTGGGGATCGCGATCATCGGATGCGGGTTCTCGCTCTGGGCCGATGCGTCCCGGGTCGACACGACCCCGGTGGTGCTGCAGATCGGCGAGTGGAAGCTCTTCGCCGGCGCGCTCGCGATCGGCTTCGCGACGGCGCTCCGGCTCGGCGCCATCATCACGCTCGCGCTGCTGTCGGGGCTCACGACCACCGGCGCCGACCTCGTCCGCGCGATGGTGCAGCAGCTGCGCGTGCCGTACCGGATCGGGTACACCGCCCTGGCCGCGTTCCGATTCGTGCCGTGCTTCGCGCACGAGCTCGACCTCATCCGGCAGGCGCATCGTGTGCGCGGCGCCCACGGCGGGCGCGGACCGTTCGCCGCAGCCGCACGCGCACTCGGGTACGTCGTGCCGCTGCTCGCCGGCGCGATCCGGCACGCCGAGCGGGTCGCGCTGGCGATGGATGCCCGCGCGTTCGGCGCGTACGACGACCGCACCGAGCGCTATGACGTGCCTTTCCGCACCCGCGACACCCTGTTCGTGCTGGCCTTCTGGGTGGCGTCGGCCGCGATCTTCCTCTCTCTCTTCCCGTGGGGCATCGCCTGA